The following coding sequences lie in one Miscanthus floridulus cultivar M001 chromosome 9, ASM1932011v1, whole genome shotgun sequence genomic window:
- the LOC136480397 gene encoding DNA (cytosine-5)-methyltransferase DRM2-like, giving the protein MFMLPSVIKRLPSVGYYCLGNTLGHFVVLIPQSLLIDKPENINWERIVVQVLQFTAREAMDFLHEMSHKDDKIDSLVKMGFPEDEAALDNSYGGINKGRFMDGNKKKRKRYGGQAQGSRGPLDGSADEPMPLPNPMVGFSLPDQWPRPVNRDLPSQAMGPPYFYYENVALAPKGVWTIISRFLYDIQPEFVDSKYFCAAARKRGYIHNLPLENRSPLLPKPPRTISAAFPRTKRWWPSWDPRQQFNCLQTCVSSAKLLEKIRVTLTNSSDPPPPRVQKLVLEECRKWNLAWVGLNKVAPLEPDEMEFLLGFPKDHTRGISRTERYRSLGNSFQVDTVAYILS; this is encoded by the exons ATGTTTATGCTTCCTTCAGTGATCAAAAGGCTTCCTTCTGTGGGATACTATTGCTTAGGAAATACTCTAGGTCACTTTGTGGTTCTTATACCTCAATCCTTGCTTATTGATAAACCTGAGAACATAAACTGGGAAA GAATTGTGGTTCAGGTGCTACAGTTTACTGCACGTGAAGCTATG GATTTCTTACATGAGATGTCACATAAGGATGACAAAATTGATTCCTTAGTGAAAATGGGGTTTCCTGAAGACGAGGCTGCACTG GATAATTCCTATGGAGGGATAAACAAGGGAAGGTTCATGGATGGgaacaaaaaaaagagaaagagatatGGAGGTCAAGCACAGGGAAGTAGAGGCCCATTAGATGGTAGCGCTGATGAACCCATGCCGCTCCCAAATCCAATGGTTGGATTTAGCTTGCCAGATCAGTGGCCAAGACCAGTGAACAGAGATCTACCTTCACAAGCTATGGGTCCACCATACTTCTACTACGAGAATGTTGCTCTTGCTCCAAAAGGTGTCTGGACTATCATATCAAGATTCTTGTATGATATTCAGCCGGAGTTTGTGGACTCAAAGTACTTTTGTGCTGCTGCCAGGAAAAGAGGTTATATACACAATTTGCCACTTGAGAACAGGTCACCTCTCCTCCCTAAACCTCCAAGGACAATATCCGCAGCATTTCCTCGTACCAAGAGGTGGTGGCCATCATGGGACCCAAGACAACAGTTCAATTGCCTCCAGACTTGTGTGTCTAGTGCAAAACTGTTAGAGAAGATTCGTGTAACCCTTACAAACAGTTCAGATCCACCTCCTCCAAGAGTTCAGAAGTTGGTGTTGGAGGAGTGTAGGAAATGGAATCTCGCTTGGGTTGGCTTAAACAAGGTTGCTCCTCTAGAGCCTGATGAGATGGAGTTTCTACTCGGCTTTCCGAAGGATCACACCAGAGGTATCAGCAGGACAGAGAGGTATCGATCtctaggaaattcatttcaagttGATACTGTTGCTTACATACTTTCTTAA
- the LOC136482465 gene encoding probable ribonuclease P/MRP protein subunit POP5, producing the protein MVHFKNRYMVVEVFIDAGRGERDPVILTQFNITKVIRESIQLNFGECGLAGSVGSLQVKYVYPVTKLCIVCVPREDHQKVWAAITMVRCIGKIPVSFNLLDMSGSIWACKKAALECDEAKFEQYKVAGGDCITAEIIQSVESCFEKIRGLES; encoded by the exons ATGGTCCATTTCAAGAATAGGTACATGGTGGTGGAGGTCTTTATAGATGCAGGTAGAGGTGAACGGGACCCTGTAATCCTCACCCAATTTAATATAACAAAAGTTATAAGAGAGAGCATTCAGCTCAACTTTGGGGAGTGTGGCCTAGCTGGATCTGTTGGATCATTACAAG TTAAGTATGTTTATCCTGTAACAAAGCTCTGCATTGTCTGTGTGCCACGTGAAGACCACCAAAAAGTTTGGGCTGCTATTACAATGGTTAGGTGCATTGGGAAGATCCCTGTTTCATTCAACTTGCTCGACATGAGTG GAAGCATCTGGGCTTGCAAGAAAGCTGCACTGGAGTGTGATGAAGCGAAATTTGAACAATACAAGGTGGCTGGCGGTGATTGTATCACGGCAGAGATCATCCAGTCCGTAGAGAGCTGCTTTGAGAAGATTAGAGGACTGGAGAGCTAG